The following proteins are encoded in a genomic region of Xanthomonas cassavae CFBP 4642:
- the gyrA gene encoding DNA gyrase subunit A: MAETAKEIIQVNLEDEMRKSYLDYAMSVIVGRALPDARDGLKPVHRRVLFAMHELGAHSNKAYFKSARIVGDVIGKYHPHGDQSVYDTLVRMAQPFSLRYMMVDGQGNFGSVDGDSAAAMRYTESRMSRLAHELMADIDKETVDFQPNYDEKELEPTVMPTRFPSLLVNGSAGIAVGMATNIPPHNLTEAINACIALIDSPELDVEGLMEYIPGPDFPTAGIINGTAGIAAGYRTGRGRVRIRAKADVEVADNGREAIIVTEIPYQVNKARLIEKIAELVKEKKLEGISELRDESDKDGMRIYIEIKRGESAEVVLNNLYQQTQMESVFGINMVALIDGRPQLMNLKQMLEAFIRHRREVVTRRTIFELRKARARAHVLEGLTVALANIDEMIELIKTSANPQEARERMLVKTWQPGLVGALLGAAGAEASKPEDLPPGMGLIKGFYQLSEVQASQILEMRLHRLTGLEQEKLTDEYKQLLGVIEGLIRILENPDALLQVIRDELINVREEYGDARRTEIRHSEEDLDILDLIAPEDVVVTLSHAGYAKRQPVSAYRAQRRGGRGRSAAATKEEDFIDQLWLVNTHDTLLTFTSSGKVFWLPVHQLPEAGSNARGRPIINWIPLEAGERVQAVLPVREYVDDRYVFFATRNGTVKKTPLSEFAFRLARGKIAINLDEGDALVGVALTDGDRDVLLFASNGKTVRFGESTVRSMGRTATGVRGIRMPKGEEVVSLIVSDPAGGIEIESDEDVADEVVDTADGTDAAVIELADDGNVAYILTATANGYGKRTPLAEYPRKGRGTQGVIGIQTTERNGKLVRAVLLGATDEVLLISDGGTLVRTRGSEISRVGRNTQGVTLIRLSKGEKLQAVERLDASLDEVDEVAEEASATVESVALPPATEE; encoded by the coding sequence ATGGCAGAAACCGCCAAGGAAATCATCCAGGTCAACCTGGAAGACGAGATGCGCAAGAGCTATCTCGATTACGCGATGAGCGTGATCGTAGGCCGCGCACTCCCCGATGCCCGTGACGGCCTCAAGCCTGTGCACCGACGCGTGTTGTTCGCGATGCACGAGCTGGGCGCACACAGCAACAAGGCCTACTTCAAGTCGGCGCGTATCGTCGGCGACGTCATCGGTAAGTACCACCCACACGGCGACCAGTCGGTGTACGACACCCTGGTGCGCATGGCGCAGCCGTTCTCGCTGCGCTACATGATGGTGGACGGTCAGGGTAACTTCGGTTCGGTCGACGGCGACTCCGCCGCGGCGATGCGTTATACCGAGTCGCGCATGTCGCGACTGGCGCATGAGCTGATGGCCGACATCGACAAGGAAACCGTCGATTTCCAGCCCAATTACGACGAAAAGGAACTGGAACCCACGGTCATGCCGACGCGGTTCCCGAGCCTGCTGGTCAACGGCTCGGCCGGTATCGCGGTGGGTATGGCCACCAACATCCCGCCGCACAACCTGACCGAGGCGATCAATGCCTGCATCGCGCTGATCGACAGCCCGGAACTGGATGTCGAAGGCCTGATGGAGTACATCCCGGGTCCGGACTTCCCCACCGCCGGCATCATCAACGGCACCGCCGGCATTGCCGCTGGCTACCGCACCGGCCGTGGTCGCGTGCGCATCCGTGCCAAGGCCGATGTGGAAGTGGCCGACAACGGCCGCGAGGCGATCATCGTCACCGAGATCCCGTACCAGGTCAACAAGGCGCGGCTGATCGAAAAGATCGCCGAGCTGGTCAAGGAAAAGAAGCTCGAAGGCATCAGCGAGCTGCGCGATGAGTCCGACAAGGACGGCATGCGCATCTACATCGAAATCAAGCGCGGCGAGTCGGCCGAGGTCGTGCTCAACAACCTGTACCAGCAGACCCAGATGGAGTCGGTGTTCGGCATCAACATGGTGGCGCTGATCGACGGCCGCCCGCAGTTGATGAACCTCAAGCAGATGCTGGAGGCGTTCATCCGCCACCGGCGCGAGGTGGTCACCCGCCGCACCATCTTCGAGCTGCGCAAGGCGCGTGCGCGTGCGCACGTGCTGGAAGGCCTGACCGTCGCGTTGGCCAACATCGATGAAATGATCGAGTTGATCAAGACCTCGGCCAACCCGCAGGAAGCGCGCGAGCGCATGCTGGTCAAGACCTGGCAACCGGGTCTGGTGGGTGCGCTGTTGGGTGCCGCCGGGGCCGAAGCGTCCAAGCCGGAAGATCTACCGCCGGGCATGGGCCTGATCAAGGGCTTCTACCAGCTCAGCGAGGTACAGGCCTCGCAGATCCTGGAAATGCGTCTGCATCGCCTCACTGGTCTGGAACAGGAAAAGCTGACCGACGAGTACAAGCAGTTGCTCGGCGTCATCGAAGGCCTGATCCGCATCCTGGAAAATCCGGACGCGCTGCTGCAGGTGATCCGCGACGAGCTGATCAACGTGCGCGAAGAGTACGGCGATGCGCGTCGCACCGAGATCCGTCACAGCGAAGAAGACCTGGATATCCTGGATCTGATCGCACCGGAAGACGTGGTGGTGACGTTGTCGCATGCCGGCTATGCCAAGCGGCAGCCTGTGAGCGCGTATCGTGCGCAGCGCCGTGGTGGGCGTGGGCGCTCTGCCGCGGCGACCAAGGAAGAAGATTTCATCGACCAGCTGTGGTTGGTCAACACGCACGACACGCTGCTGACCTTTACCAGCAGCGGCAAGGTGTTCTGGCTGCCGGTGCATCAGCTGCCGGAGGCCGGTTCCAATGCGCGCGGCCGCCCGATCATCAACTGGATTCCGCTGGAAGCCGGCGAGCGCGTGCAGGCGGTGCTGCCGGTGCGCGAATACGTCGACGACCGCTATGTGTTCTTCGCGACCCGCAACGGTACGGTCAAGAAGACCCCGCTGAGCGAATTCGCGTTCCGCCTGGCGCGCGGCAAGATCGCGATCAACCTGGATGAAGGCGATGCGCTGGTTGGCGTTGCCCTGACCGACGGCGACCGCGACGTGTTGCTGTTCGCCTCCAACGGCAAGACCGTGCGCTTTGGCGAGTCCACCGTGCGTTCGATGGGCCGTACCGCCACCGGCGTGCGCGGTATCCGCATGCCCAAGGGCGAGGAAGTGGTCAGCCTGATCGTGTCCGACCCGGCCGGTGGCATCGAGATCGAGTCCGATGAAGACGTCGCCGACGAGGTCGTCGACACTGCCGACGGCACCGATGCAGCCGTGATCGAGCTCGCCGACGACGGCAACGTGGCCTACATCCTCACCGCCACCGCGAACGGCTACGGCAAGCGCACTCCGCTGGCCGAGTACCCACGCAAGGGGCGTGGTACCCAGGGCGTGATCGGGATCCAGACCACCGAGCGCAACGGCAAGCTGGTGCGTGCGGTCTTGCTGGGTGCCACCGACGAAGTGCTGTTGATCTCCGATGGCGGCACCCTGGTGCGCACGCGCGGGTCGGAAATCTCGCGCGTGGGCCGCAATACCCAGGGCGTCACGCTGATCCGCCTGTCCAAGGGCGAGAAGCTGCAGGCGGTCGAACGCCTGGATGCGTCGCTGGATGAAGTGGACGAGGTGGCAGAAGAAGCGAGCGCAACCGTCGAGTCCGTGGCGCTGCCACCGGCAACCGAAGAATGA
- the mtnA gene encoding S-methyl-5-thioribose-1-phosphate isomerase, with protein MNDSAHIDYARYDHIRPLLWTGDALELLDQRKLPFVVEHVRCETSDAVAEAIHSLAVRGAPAIGIAAGWGVVLAVRGIEADDGSAALQKLEPALLRLNAARPTAVNLAWALMRMRRVLGAAGADWREVIAREAQAIADEDLAANRHMGALGAGLIAPSSGVLTHCNTGSLATAGFGTALGVIRAGMAQQRIAKVFAGETRPWLQGARLTVWELQQDGIDATLIADSAAAHLMKSGLVQWVIVGADRICANGDTANKIGTYQLAIAARHHGVKFMVVAPSSTVDMATADGVQIEIEQRDPGELFGVGGVRTVAEGIHAWNPVFDVTPGALIDAIVTERGVIEHPDPARMQAAFGR; from the coding sequence ATGAACGACAGCGCCCATATCGATTACGCCCGCTACGACCACATCCGTCCGCTGTTGTGGACCGGCGATGCCCTGGAATTGCTCGACCAACGCAAGCTGCCCTTCGTGGTGGAGCATGTGCGTTGCGAGACCAGCGATGCGGTGGCCGAGGCCATCCATTCGCTGGCTGTGCGCGGCGCGCCGGCAATCGGTATCGCCGCCGGGTGGGGCGTGGTGTTGGCGGTGCGCGGCATCGAGGCCGACGATGGCAGTGCGGCACTGCAGAAACTCGAACCGGCGCTGTTGCGGCTCAACGCCGCGCGGCCGACCGCGGTCAACCTGGCCTGGGCATTGATGCGCATGCGCCGGGTGCTGGGCGCGGCCGGTGCCGACTGGCGCGAGGTGATCGCGCGCGAGGCGCAGGCCATCGCCGATGAAGACCTGGCCGCCAATCGCCATATGGGCGCGTTGGGTGCCGGGTTGATCGCCCCGAGCAGTGGCGTGTTGACCCACTGCAACACCGGCTCGCTGGCCACCGCCGGCTTCGGTACCGCGCTGGGCGTGATCCGCGCCGGCATGGCGCAGCAGCGCATCGCCAAGGTGTTTGCCGGCGAAACCCGGCCGTGGCTGCAGGGCGCGCGCCTGACCGTGTGGGAGCTGCAGCAGGACGGCATCGATGCCACCCTGATCGCCGATTCGGCCGCCGCGCACCTGATGAAATCCGGCCTGGTGCAGTGGGTGATCGTGGGCGCGGACCGCATCTGCGCCAATGGCGACACCGCCAACAAGATCGGCACTTACCAACTGGCCATCGCCGCCCGCCACCACGGGGTCAAGTTCATGGTGGTGGCGCCCTCGTCCACAGTGGACATGGCCACGGCCGACGGCGTCCAGATCGAGATCGAGCAACGCGATCCGGGCGAATTGTTCGGCGTGGGCGGGGTCCGCACGGTGGCCGAGGGCATCCATGCCTGGAACCCGGTATTCGACGTCACCCCGGGCGCGCTGATCGACGCCATCGTCACCGAACGGGGGGTGATCGAGCACCCCGATCCGGCCCGAATGCAGGCCGCGTTCGGCCGCTGA
- a CDS encoding DUF3011 domain-containing protein: MKWLISLCGVWCLPLLMHADARAADRGSGVVRCESKDMARVHCPMEVASGVQLVRQLSETSCIRGSEWDVDREGVWVEQGCRAEFASSAPTASVMRRVVRCDSNGGKVVCPVVLRDAPVRLLRQRSMWPCKEGRTWGTRRNEIWVLRGCDGEFEVGAEDGSGFVAMPRMVTCESKKSARRTCGVSVERDVRMGRQMSKTPCVEGQTWGWSRDGVWVNDGCRAEFIVD, encoded by the coding sequence ATGAAGTGGCTGATCAGCTTATGCGGTGTGTGGTGCTTGCCACTGCTGATGCATGCCGACGCACGCGCTGCCGATCGCGGCTCCGGCGTGGTGCGCTGCGAGTCCAAGGACATGGCGCGCGTGCATTGCCCGATGGAAGTGGCCAGCGGCGTGCAGCTGGTGCGCCAGCTGTCCGAGACCAGCTGCATCCGTGGCAGCGAGTGGGATGTCGACCGCGAGGGCGTGTGGGTGGAGCAGGGCTGCCGCGCCGAATTCGCCAGCAGCGCGCCCACGGCCAGCGTGATGCGCCGGGTGGTGCGCTGCGATTCCAATGGCGGCAAGGTGGTGTGCCCGGTGGTCCTGCGTGACGCGCCGGTGCGGCTGCTGCGCCAGCGCTCGATGTGGCCATGCAAGGAAGGCCGCACATGGGGAACGCGCCGTAACGAGATCTGGGTGTTGCGTGGCTGCGACGGCGAATTCGAGGTCGGTGCCGAAGACGGCAGCGGCTTCGTGGCGATGCCGCGCATGGTCACCTGCGAATCGAAGAAGAGCGCGCGGCGCACTTGCGGGGTGTCGGTGGAACGTGACGTGCGAATGGGCCGGCAGATGTCCAAAACCCCGTGCGTGGAAGGCCAGACCTGGGGCTGGAGCCGCGATGGAGTGTGGGTCAACGACGGTTGCCGCGCCGAATTCATCGTCGACTGA
- the epmA gene encoding EF-P lysine aminoacylase EpmA, which produces MTAAPLDLAALQLRARLNATIRDFFAERGVIEVETPVLSQAGNTEPNIESFSTRFSGHVDAGAPVRWLRTSPEYPLKRLLAAGLGDCYELGRVFRNGEAGGRHNPEFSMLEWYRVGWEDRALAQETIALVQRALALVDREATVQVLSYRELFVQRLGVDPLLDPIRALRAPLQAIAIDPQGLTRDDWLDLLMTHCLQPGFAADTVTVVHDWPASQCALARIRHDDPPVAERFELYLGACEVANGYHELNDAHEQRARFQRDNAVRAARGLPQLPLDESLLSMLPQLPDCAGVAVGVDRLLMAMRGTTQIADVLAFEFACA; this is translated from the coding sequence GTGACCGCTGCGCCGCTGGACCTGGCCGCGTTGCAGTTAAGGGCGCGGCTCAATGCCACGATCCGCGACTTCTTCGCCGAGCGCGGCGTCATCGAAGTGGAAACGCCGGTGCTGTCGCAGGCCGGCAACACCGAGCCGAACATCGAAAGCTTCAGCACCCGCTTCAGCGGGCACGTGGATGCCGGCGCACCGGTGCGCTGGTTGCGCACCTCGCCGGAGTACCCGCTCAAACGCCTGCTCGCCGCGGGCCTGGGCGATTGCTATGAGCTGGGGCGGGTGTTCCGCAACGGCGAAGCCGGTGGCCGCCACAATCCCGAATTCAGCATGCTCGAGTGGTATCGGGTGGGCTGGGAGGACCGGGCGCTGGCGCAGGAGACCATCGCGCTGGTGCAGCGTGCGCTGGCCCTGGTCGACCGCGAAGCCACCGTGCAGGTGCTGAGCTATCGCGAGCTGTTCGTCCAGCGGCTGGGCGTCGATCCGTTGCTGGACCCGATCCGGGCGCTGCGTGCGCCATTGCAGGCGATCGCCATCGATCCGCAGGGGCTCACGCGCGACGATTGGCTGGACCTGCTGATGACCCACTGCCTGCAGCCCGGCTTTGCCGCCGATACGGTGACCGTGGTGCACGACTGGCCAGCCAGCCAATGCGCGCTGGCGCGGATCCGCCACGACGATCCGCCGGTGGCCGAGCGCTTCGAGCTGTATCTGGGTGCCTGCGAGGTGGCCAACGGCTACCACGAGTTGAACGATGCGCACGAACAGCGTGCGCGTTTCCAGCGCGACAACGCCGTGCGTGCTGCGCGTGGACTGCCGCAGCTGCCGCTGGACGAATCGTTGCTGTCGATGTTGCCGCAACTGCCCGATTGCGCCGGCGTGGCGGTGGGCGTGGATCGGTTGTTGATGGCCATGCGCGGCACCACGCAGATTGCCGATGTGCTGGCCTTCGAGTTCGCCTGCGCCTGA
- the ligA gene encoding NAD-dependent DNA ligase LigA, producing the protein MTVSPDPAQRIEALRRRIDDANYRYHVLDEPQMADVDYDRLMRELETLEAEHPALASADSPTQRVGYLAASRFAEVRHALPMLSLGNAFSDEEVSEFVRRISERLEIRQPLFCAEPKLDGLAISLRYEDGEFVQGATRGDGATGEDVSANLRTVKAIPLRLRGQGWPEVLEVRGEVYMPRAAFEAYNAQMRAQGGKVLANPRNGAAGSLRQLDARITAQRPLSFFAYGIGQVSGGVLPHTHSAILAQLRAWGFPVSALVEVVQGSEGLLAYYQRVGAARDGLAFDIDGVVYKLDDLAGQREMGFVSRAPRWAIAHKFPAQEQSTTVEAIEIQIGRTGAATPVARLKPVHVAGVIVTNATLHNADQIARLDVRVGDTVIVRRAGDVIPEVAGVVAEQRPAGTQQWRMPTQCPVCGSEIVREEGQAVWRCSGELTCPAQRKEAFRHFVSRRAMDVDGLGEKFIEVLVDSGLVQGVADLYLLNVDQLLQLRLISSADSPHGFLREAREHLAESKYRELEGLIGLQGVDVANADAAAPENWQANILRLQFKGFDWNRRKIATKWAENLIEAIEKSRDTTLERFLFALGIEHVGESTAKALSAWFGDLELIRHLPWPLFKRVPDIGGEVARSLGHFFDQPGNQQAIDDLLQRGVRIGDAHPPSPKLREALSFASVLEDMDIPKVTPVRAQQLAAAAESFAALRTAGADALQQAGVPAAVVAALLQWLDRPENTALASAAQQAMDTVLARLPDAATVQAGPLDGQTVVITGTLAALTRDAAKQRLEALGAKVAGSVSKKTAFLVAGEEAGSKLDKAQSLGVEIWDEARLLAFLGEHGQQP; encoded by the coding sequence ATGACTGTCAGCCCGGATCCCGCGCAGCGCATCGAGGCCTTGCGTCGTCGCATCGACGACGCGAACTACCGCTATCACGTGCTCGACGAGCCGCAGATGGCCGACGTGGATTACGACCGCCTGATGCGCGAGCTGGAGACGCTGGAGGCCGAGCACCCGGCGCTGGCCAGCGCGGATTCGCCGACTCAGCGCGTGGGCTACCTGGCCGCCTCGCGCTTTGCCGAAGTGCGGCACGCCCTGCCGATGTTGTCGTTGGGCAATGCCTTCAGCGATGAGGAAGTGAGCGAGTTCGTCCGCCGCATCAGCGAACGGTTGGAGATCAGGCAACCGCTGTTCTGCGCCGAGCCCAAGCTCGATGGCCTGGCCATCAGCCTGCGTTACGAAGACGGCGAATTCGTGCAGGGTGCTACCCGCGGCGACGGTGCGACCGGTGAGGATGTCAGCGCCAATCTGCGCACGGTCAAGGCGATCCCGCTGCGCCTGCGCGGGCAGGGCTGGCCGGAGGTGCTGGAGGTGCGCGGCGAGGTCTACATGCCGCGTGCGGCCTTCGAGGCCTACAACGCGCAGATGCGCGCACAGGGTGGCAAGGTGCTGGCCAATCCGCGCAATGGTGCGGCCGGTTCGCTGCGGCAGCTGGATGCGCGCATCACCGCGCAGCGTCCGTTGAGTTTCTTTGCGTACGGCATTGGCCAGGTGAGCGGAGGCGTATTGCCGCACACCCATTCTGCCATCCTGGCACAGCTGCGCGCATGGGGATTCCCGGTCAGCGCGCTGGTCGAGGTGGTGCAGGGCAGCGAAGGCCTGTTGGCGTATTACCAGCGCGTCGGCGCCGCGCGCGACGGGCTGGCCTTCGATATCGACGGGGTGGTCTACAAGCTGGACGATCTGGCCGGCCAGCGCGAAATGGGCTTTGTCTCGCGTGCGCCGCGCTGGGCGATTGCGCACAAGTTCCCGGCGCAGGAGCAGTCCACCACGGTGGAGGCGATCGAGATCCAGATCGGCCGTACCGGTGCGGCCACGCCGGTGGCGCGGCTGAAGCCGGTGCATGTGGCCGGCGTGATCGTCACCAATGCGACCTTGCACAACGCCGACCAGATCGCGCGGCTGGATGTGCGCGTGGGCGACACGGTGATCGTGCGGCGCGCCGGCGATGTGATTCCCGAGGTGGCCGGCGTGGTCGCCGAGCAACGCCCGGCAGGCACGCAGCAATGGCGCATGCCTACCCAATGCCCGGTGTGCGGGTCGGAGATCGTGCGCGAGGAGGGCCAGGCAGTGTGGCGCTGTTCCGGCGAGTTGACCTGCCCGGCGCAGCGCAAGGAAGCGTTCCGGCATTTCGTCTCGCGGCGTGCGATGGATGTCGACGGCCTGGGCGAGAAATTCATCGAGGTGCTGGTGGACAGCGGCCTGGTGCAGGGCGTGGCCGATCTGTATCTGCTCAACGTGGATCAGCTGCTGCAGTTGCGCCTGATCAGCAGCGCCGACAGCCCGCATGGCTTCCTGCGCGAGGCGCGCGAGCATTTGGCTGAGAGCAAGTACCGCGAGCTGGAAGGTTTGATCGGGCTGCAGGGCGTAGATGTGGCGAACGCGGATGCGGCTGCACCTGAAAACTGGCAGGCCAATATCTTGCGTTTGCAGTTCAAGGGCTTCGACTGGAACCGCCGCAAGATCGCCACCAAATGGGCCGAGAACCTGATCGAGGCGATCGAAAAATCGCGCGATACCACGCTGGAGCGCTTCCTGTTCGCACTCGGCATCGAGCATGTGGGCGAAAGCACCGCCAAGGCCTTGTCGGCCTGGTTCGGCGACCTTGAACTCATTCGCCATCTGCCATGGCCGCTGTTCAAGCGCGTGCCGGACATCGGCGGCGAAGTGGCGCGTTCGCTCGGGCATTTCTTCGATCAGCCGGGCAATCAGCAGGCCATTGACGATTTGCTGCAGCGTGGCGTGCGCATCGGCGATGCGCATCCGCCATCGCCCAAGCTGCGCGAGGCGCTGAGTTTTGCCAGCGTGCTGGAAGACATGGATATTCCCAAGGTGACGCCGGTGCGTGCGCAGCAGCTCGCCGCTGCAGCGGAGTCGTTCGCTGCATTGCGCACGGCCGGCGCCGATGCCTTGCAACAGGCCGGCGTGCCGGCGGCGGTGGTCGCTGCGCTGCTGCAATGGCTGGATCGCCCGGAAAACACCGCCCTGGCCAGCGCCGCGCAGCAGGCGATGGACACCGTGCTGGCGCGTCTGCCGGACGCTGCCACAGTGCAGGCCGGTCCGTTGGATGGCCAGACCGTGGTGATCACCGGCACGTTGGCGGCATTGACCCGCGACGCGGCCAAACAGCGTCTGGAAGCCCTGGGTGCCAAGGTCGCCGGCAGCGTGTCGAAGAAGACTGCGTTCCTGGTGGCGGGCGAGGAGGCCGGCTCCAAGCTCGACAAGGCCCAGTCGCTGGGCGTGGAGATCTGGGACGAGGCACGTCTGCTGGCCTTCCTGGGCGAGCACGGGCAGCAGCCGTGA
- a CDS encoding pyridoxal phosphate-dependent aminotransferase produces the protein MSLPVSRRSFLSLATSGVAVSALGLISPVEGARKRAVAPATPGVAPAAGTVYLNYNEHPLGPSPAALDAATRSLARAGRYQFEMEQDLRNLMAGELQLPNDHMAFFPGSSDPLNRTGSLFTSPRAGLIIADPTFEALADVATAHGAPVRRVPLRADGAHDVKAMAKADPTAGLIYVCNPNNPTGSITPRADIEWLLANKPAGAVLVVDEAYIQYSNQTSVVDLVRQRQDLIVLRTFSKLYGMAGLRLGAAIAAPGLLSKLATLGGNPLPVPAMAAGIASLRDPLLVQTRRAENARVREDTIAWLKGKGYTCLPSQANCFVVDIKRDAKAFADSMQKQGVIVGRSWPIWPKRVRVTVGTEAEMLRFREAFAKAKR, from the coding sequence GTGTCGTTGCCCGTCTCGCGCCGTTCGTTTCTCAGCCTCGCCACATCGGGCGTGGCGGTGTCCGCACTGGGCCTGATCTCGCCGGTTGAGGGGGCCCGCAAACGTGCAGTCGCGCCTGCCACCCCCGGCGTCGCCCCGGCCGCCGGCACGGTGTACCTCAACTACAACGAACATCCGCTCGGCCCCTCGCCCGCCGCCCTGGACGCAGCAACGCGATCGCTGGCGCGTGCTGGCCGTTATCAGTTCGAGATGGAGCAGGATCTGCGCAACCTGATGGCCGGCGAACTGCAGCTGCCGAACGATCACATGGCGTTCTTCCCAGGCTCCAGCGACCCGTTGAACCGCACCGGTTCGCTGTTCACCTCGCCACGCGCAGGCCTGATCATTGCCGACCCGACCTTCGAAGCGCTGGCCGATGTCGCCACCGCGCATGGCGCACCGGTGCGCCGTGTGCCCTTGCGTGCCGATGGCGCGCACGACGTCAAGGCAATGGCCAAGGCCGATCCGACCGCCGGCCTGATCTACGTGTGCAACCCCAACAATCCCACCGGTTCGATAACTCCGCGTGCGGACATCGAATGGCTGTTGGCCAACAAACCGGCCGGCGCCGTGTTGGTGGTCGACGAGGCCTATATCCAGTACAGCAACCAGACCTCGGTGGTGGATCTGGTGCGCCAGCGCCAGGACCTGATCGTGCTGCGTACATTTTCCAAGCTGTACGGCATGGCGGGCCTGCGCCTGGGCGCGGCCATCGCCGCTCCGGGCCTGCTGAGCAAGCTCGCCACCCTGGGCGGCAACCCGCTGCCGGTGCCCGCCATGGCGGCCGGCATCGCCAGCCTGCGCGACCCATTGCTGGTGCAGACCCGGCGCGCCGAGAACGCGCGCGTGCGTGAGGACACCATCGCCTGGCTCAAGGGCAAGGGCTACACCTGCCTGCCGTCGCAGGCCAACTGCTTTGTGGTGGACATCAAGCGCGATGCCAAGGCGTTCGCCGACTCGATGCAGAAGCAGGGCGTCATCGTGGGACGCAGCTGGCCGATCTGGCCCAAGCGCGTGCGCGTGACCGTGGGCACCGAGGCGGAGATGCTGCGCTTCCGCGAGGCGTTCGCCAAAGCCAAACGCTAA
- the zipA gene encoding cell division protein ZipA, translating into MSDMAMIRIGILIAGVLLVAAIFLFGRPKKAPQGRRVDKDESQPRERREPVISGDAGIDADALERSQGGAEQSELDLDERDAAGGNDVGKRPNQDFDKIVSLFVAAKAGQILRGEDVVVAAEKTGLVFGHMNVFHRLVEGHPERGPIFSMASILKPGSFDMANIREMQTPAIAFFLTLPAPMTALDAWEKMLPTVQRMAELLDGVVLDDSRNALGRQRVAHIRDELRAYDRQHQAPPLTKSPRW; encoded by the coding sequence ATGTCCGATATGGCCATGATCCGGATCGGAATTCTGATCGCGGGAGTGCTGCTGGTCGCTGCAATTTTTCTGTTCGGCCGCCCGAAGAAAGCGCCCCAGGGACGGCGCGTCGACAAGGACGAGAGCCAACCGCGCGAACGCCGCGAGCCGGTGATTTCCGGCGATGCGGGGATTGACGCAGACGCGCTCGAGCGCAGCCAAGGCGGCGCCGAACAGAGCGAGCTCGACCTGGATGAGCGGGATGCGGCCGGCGGCAACGACGTTGGCAAGCGCCCGAATCAGGATTTCGACAAGATCGTGTCGCTGTTCGTGGCGGCCAAGGCCGGCCAGATCCTGCGTGGCGAAGATGTGGTGGTTGCCGCGGAAAAGACCGGCCTGGTGTTCGGCCACATGAATGTGTTCCACCGCCTGGTGGAAGGGCACCCGGAACGCGGGCCGATCTTCAGCATGGCCAGCATCCTCAAGCCGGGCAGTTTCGACATGGCCAATATCCGCGAGATGCAGACGCCGGCGATCGCCTTCTTCCTGACCTTGCCGGCGCCGATGACCGCGCTCGATGCCTGGGAAAAGATGCTGCCCACCGTGCAGCGCATGGCCGAATTGCTGGATGGCGTGGTGCTGGACGACAGCCGCAATGCGCTGGGCAGGCAGCGGGTGGCGCATATCCGCGACGAATTGCGCGCCTACGACCGCCAGCACCAGGCACCGCCGCTGACCAAATCGCCGCGCTGGTGA